TGCGCGCGGATTGGGCGCATAGTTGGCGTTGATTTGCTGACTGATGCGATAATCGCGCATCAAATCACGAATCAATGCGGAGAATGCTCATGCTGGAACTCGATCACTTCGATCTCGCGCTGCTGGACGTGCTGCAGCGCTTCGGGCGCGCGACGCATCAGCAACTGGGCGAGGAGGTGCCGCTGTCGCCGTCGCAGATCGGCCGGCGGCTGCAGCGGCTCGAGGCGGCCGGCGTGATCGAAGGCTACCGCGTGATGCTGCGCCCCGAAAAACTCGGGCTCGGCGTGACCGCGTTCACGAGCCTGAAGCTCAAGCATCACGGCGATTCGATCATCGAGCAGTTCCAGCAGCAGATCGACGTGCTGCCCGAAGTGCTCGAATGCCATGCGGTGGTGGGCGATGCCGACTACCTGCTGCGGATCGTCGCGCCGGATCTCAACGCGCTGTCGCAGTTCGTGATGAAGAAGCTGATGCGGGTGCCGGGCGTCGACAGCGTGCGCTCGAACATCGTGCTGACGACCTTCAAGCGCAACGGTGCGCTGCCGCTCGCGCATCTGGCGCCCGGCGCTGCGTGACCGGGAGGCGGCAGCGGCAGGGGCGCTGAAGGCGGTACGCGCGGCGCCGCCTTCTGTGGGGCCGGATCAGGCCGTTTCAGGCTCGGTGTCGGCGTTCAGCAGATCGACGTACGCGACCGCGACGAGATCGTCCTGCGCCACGCCGAGCTTCGCGAACACCTCGTGCGCTTCCGCTTCGCCGCCCGCTTCGTCGTCGTCGGGGCCGAGCACGACCTCGAGCTCGATGAAATCGCCGAGGCCGTCGACGCGGTCGAGGTGGATGCGCGTGCGGCCCGCGAGGTACACATGTCGCTCCTTCGTCACGATCCCGCGCGTGGTCAGCGCGGTCGCGAGCAGCGAATGCATCGCGTCGGGGTTCGTGACCGGGCTGCGCGTGTAGTACGACGCCTTCGGGCCGTCGCGGTCGTCGCGCTGGTAGAAGATCAGCTCGGCGGGCGTGCCGTCCTCGAAGCGGCGCAGCTTGAGCCGGCCGCGCGGCACGTCATAGAAGAAATCCTGCTGGCGGTAGAACAACGGTGCTTCGGTCGCGAGCTGGGCCGCCTGTTCGCGCAGCCGGTCGAATTCGCGGGCGCGGGCTTTGATCTCGATGTTGCGGGCCATGCGGGTCTCCTTCAATCGGGGTCTCGCGGTGTGCGAACGCACAATCTAGCAAAAAGCCTGCGATGGTGGCGTGACGAGCGGACGGGGCGCGGCGACGCGACGCGGGACGGGCTCGGCGGCGATTTCGCCCGCGATGGCGATCCGCGGCATGCATCAGGCACCGAAAGCCGATGCGCAACCGGTCACCTCGACATCAGCCACGCTCATATCGCCCACTGCGCTTCGATCAGCCGCAGCGCGGCCGCGATCGCCGGCTCGTCGCGCCGCGCGGCGAGCGTCACGAACGTCAGTTCGGTCGGCACCGTCACGGGTTCGACGATCGTCAGCGCATGCGCGTGCGCTTCGGCCAGCGCGGTCGAATCCCGCGCGAGCGTCAAGCCGATCCCCGATTTGACCAGGTCGAGCATCGACTGCTCCTGGTCGACCTCGGCGACCTTCACCGGCTGCGCGCCGGCCGCCGCGAAACGCCGCGACAGCAGCCGGTGGTGCGCGGACGCCGGCGGCGTCCAGATCCACGGCAGCGCGGCGAGCGCGCGCCAGTCTTGCGCGCGCTGCACGCGCTCCTTCCAGCCGGCCGGCGCCAGGACGCGATATTCGAAGCGCGTGAGCGTGACGGTGTGGAACAGCGCGTCGTCGCGCGGCGAGTCCTCTTCGGGGCGGCCGATGTAGTAGCCGACGTCGAGCGCCTGCGCGCGCACCTGTTCGATTACCCAGCCCGACATCCCGTGCCGCAGCGCGGTCTCGATCTGCGGATGGGTCTCGACCAGCGCGCGCAGGAAGCCGCCGAGCCGCAGGAAGCCCGGATCGAGGATCGTGCCGATCCGCAGCCGGCCGCGTACTTCGTGCCGCAGCGCGGCAGCGGCGCGCTGCACGTCGGCGGCCGCGGCGAGCGCGCGTTCCGCATGCGGCAGCAGCGTCTGCCCGTCGCGCGTGAGCGCGAGCCCGCGCGACGTGCGCGTGAACAGCGCGACGCCGAGCGTTTCCTGCAGATGCTTGATCTGCAGGCTGACGGCCGGCTGCGTGACGTGCAATTGCGCGGCCGCGCGCGTCAGGTTGCCTTCGCGCGCGACCGTCGCGAACGCGCGGAGCAAGGTGAGATCCATCGTCGTGATATGAGCGTGGCTTATAACGCAGTTCAGCATAACTCATTGGATCGGCGGCCGGGCGCGGGAGTACGCTTCATCGGGTCGTCATGGCGCGCGGGGCTGCAGGCGCGGCTCGCGACGCACTATGCTGAAAATGACGCGCGGTATCGCGCCGCGCGGTACACAACAACGCGCTCGCAGGGGCCGGAGTCAGCGCTGGAGCGCTCGTCCGGCTCGACCGCGAAGCATGGGACCCGAGTCAGTGCCAAAGCACTCACTCGGGTCGACAGGAGACACGCCGTGAGTACTCAACGCACGCTCGAGGGCGAATTCGACTACGTGATCGTCGGCGCGGGCACCGCGGGCTGCGTGCTCGCGAACCGCCTGACCGAGGATCCCGACATCAGCGTGCTGCTGCTCGAAGCGGGCGGCAAGGACGACTACCACTGGATTCATATCCCGGTCGGCTATCTGTACTGCATCGGCAACCCGC
This DNA window, taken from Burkholderia cenocepacia, encodes the following:
- a CDS encoding Lrp/AsnC family transcriptional regulator, which codes for MLELDHFDLALLDVLQRFGRATHQQLGEEVPLSPSQIGRRLQRLEAAGVIEGYRVMLRPEKLGLGVTAFTSLKLKHHGDSIIEQFQQQIDVLPEVLECHAVVGDADYLLRIVAPDLNALSQFVMKKLMRVPGVDSVRSNIVLTTFKRNGALPLAHLAPGAA
- a CDS encoding class IV adenylate cyclase, translated to MARNIEIKARAREFDRLREQAAQLATEAPLFYRQQDFFYDVPRGRLKLRRFEDGTPAELIFYQRDDRDGPKASYYTRSPVTNPDAMHSLLATALTTRGIVTKERHVYLAGRTRIHLDRVDGLGDFIELEVVLGPDDDEAGGEAEAHEVFAKLGVAQDDLVAVAYVDLLNADTEPETA
- a CDS encoding LysR family transcriptional regulator, translated to MDLTLLRAFATVAREGNLTRAAAQLHVTQPAVSLQIKHLQETLGVALFTRTSRGLALTRDGQTLLPHAERALAAAADVQRAAAALRHEVRGRLRIGTILDPGFLRLGGFLRALVETHPQIETALRHGMSGWVIEQVRAQALDVGYYIGRPEEDSPRDDALFHTVTLTRFEYRVLAPAGWKERVQRAQDWRALAALPWIWTPPASAHHRLLSRRFAAAGAQPVKVAEVDQEQSMLDLVKSGIGLTLARDSTALAEAHAHALTIVEPVTVPTELTFVTLAARRDEPAIAAALRLIEAQWAI